From Sulfurovum xiamenensis, a single genomic window includes:
- a CDS encoding DUF4382 domain-containing protein, translated as MKRFQTLIGMIVSFTLMTLISGCGGGGTSSTPTGTLSLSMTDAPPKLEGNVTAVNIAVIGIEYNYEGNWVNAEEFEPKTFNLLDLQNGKSLHLGDLVLPAGHYKEIRFKLAIPTKDTPAEIQSNPDCNITIDNVSYPLFTPSGAETQSGYKGKGAFDITADAKIAVTADFDIHKAIVVTGSSTKNTKYILKPVIRLVVTELSGMINGTVVDADAEKYASSSLVVYSYKSGEYNSDETVADENGSIFLNSVSAADVNMTDGNFTLAFLGEGNYSLITAEYLGDVFHGVVDQEDNVEVLTGEVTPVDINTSDNTI; from the coding sequence ATGAAAAGATTTCAGACTCTGATCGGTATGATAGTATCGTTCACACTTATGACACTCATCTCTGGTTGTGGAGGCGGTGGTACATCTTCTACACCAACCGGTACTTTATCACTAAGCATGACAGATGCACCACCAAAATTAGAAGGAAATGTAACAGCGGTCAATATTGCTGTGATCGGTATTGAATACAATTATGAGGGAAATTGGGTCAATGCTGAAGAATTTGAGCCGAAAACTTTCAATCTACTTGATCTTCAAAATGGTAAATCACTGCATTTGGGAGATTTAGTACTTCCTGCTGGACACTATAAGGAGATTCGTTTTAAGTTGGCTATTCCTACAAAAGATACACCAGCTGAAATCCAAAGTAATCCAGACTGCAATATAACAATTGATAATGTTTCTTACCCATTGTTTACCCCTAGTGGTGCGGAAACGCAAAGTGGTTATAAGGGTAAAGGTGCATTTGATATTACAGCTGATGCAAAAATTGCAGTGACTGCTGATTTTGACATACATAAAGCAATTGTGGTTACAGGCAGTTCAACGAAAAATACAAAATATATTTTGAAGCCGGTTATCAGATTAGTTGTTACTGAACTATCAGGTATGATTAATGGAACAGTAGTAGATGCAGATGCAGAAAAATATGCGTCTTCTTCTTTAGTTGTTTATAGCTACAAGTCTGGTGAGTATAATTCAGATGAAACAGTTGCTGATGAGAATGGTAGTATTTTTCTGAATTCTGTAAGTGCAGCCGATGTCAATATGACGGATGGTAATTTTACGTTGGCATTCCTTGGTGAAGGAAATTACAGTCTTATTACGGCAGAGTACTTAGGTGATGTATTTCATGGTGTTGTGGATCAGGAAGATAATGTTGAAGTCTTGACAGGTGAAGTAACACCGGTGGATATTAATACTTCAGATAATACAATTTAA
- a CDS encoding sensor domain-containing protein, whose protein sequence is MNLKRLFSTIKELQTVDDSVIIALYTLSTRALLVVVLLAILVIIALYPVLHGSILVWALSLMLLTGYRLYSAYMFKQNPKKYSMALWYKKFIFDAILTALVFSTLGFIFIHQVDPYYQLYIVAVLLGLSLGSTVSLSADARLNIMYSAILLLPLIYSMAFLYDTPLHIILTISLILYFLAQATNIYNMYKQKNAFNTLQSEHMLLNSLFKNAPLGIFTYDKDLKVLECNEQLKKLFEYETDEIRGMDLHLLPDRDIVKVLENAIIEGTESYEGPYVSLKNKSFWIDAKVFSFTDLDNNILGGVGMIEDKTKEHTALIDLEYMVQHDVLTGLLNRRGFRIYMENLVTSPKHQTYFSILFYLDLNQFKSINDSLGHQVGDDVLLAVSKRLTNLLGKDCMVSRLGGDEFIIIIPHVSEDKNMANQEAEEFSREIQDLFLEPFIIKEMHLHIKSSIGIVLMDPGYKDIVEIIRHADLSMYQAKIDNGHIAYYDSSLDKQQKELFILQHDLIYAVKNNQLGLFYQPVVSIDGNIVSSAEALVRWEHPTRGSLSPQDFIPLAMKAGLISQITWWVLDTICQHISHWKKENRWNLEYISMNVNAQQFVENDFAREFLKKLKEYGLETNDIMIEITERSLIDNFDYTEDVITELRRQGVRCAIDDFGTGYSSLSYLKKLSFHTLKIDKEFIKNIETSAKEVHLVSSILGIGRQFDYNIVIEGIENEQQQELLRELDPKLRYQGYHFCKAIDAEEFSERFLT, encoded by the coding sequence ATGAATTTAAAAAGACTGTTCTCGACAATAAAAGAGCTTCAAACGGTTGATGACTCTGTGATCATCGCACTCTATACACTTTCAACTAGAGCACTCTTGGTTGTTGTTCTGTTAGCTATTTTAGTAATTATAGCTTTATACCCAGTACTTCATGGAAGTATCCTGGTATGGGCACTGAGTCTGATGCTCTTAACGGGATATAGACTTTATTCTGCGTATATGTTTAAACAAAACCCTAAAAAATACTCCATGGCATTATGGTACAAGAAATTTATCTTTGATGCAATATTAACCGCACTTGTTTTCTCAACATTAGGTTTTATTTTTATACATCAGGTGGATCCCTATTATCAACTTTATATCGTTGCAGTACTTTTAGGCTTGTCTTTAGGTTCTACAGTCTCTTTATCGGCAGATGCACGACTCAACATCATGTATTCAGCTATTCTTTTATTGCCTCTTATCTATTCAATGGCATTTCTTTATGATACACCTTTGCATATCATACTTACAATTTCATTGATCTTGTATTTTCTTGCACAAGCGACCAATATCTATAATATGTATAAACAGAAAAATGCTTTTAATACGTTGCAATCTGAGCATATGCTCTTAAACAGTTTGTTTAAAAATGCACCTCTTGGTATCTTTACCTATGATAAAGACCTCAAGGTACTGGAGTGCAATGAACAGTTAAAGAAACTCTTTGAGTATGAAACAGATGAGATCAGAGGTATGGATCTTCATCTCCTTCCGGATAGAGATATAGTAAAAGTATTAGAAAATGCCATTATAGAGGGAACAGAGTCTTATGAAGGTCCCTATGTATCTCTAAAGAATAAGTCTTTTTGGATCGATGCCAAAGTGTTTTCTTTTACCGATCTGGATAATAATATTTTGGGTGGCGTAGGTATGATAGAGGATAAAACGAAAGAACATACCGCCTTAATAGATCTTGAATATATGGTGCAGCATGATGTACTTACAGGTTTGTTAAATCGTAGAGGTTTTAGAATCTATATGGAGAACCTTGTAACGAGTCCAAAACATCAAACATATTTTTCCATACTTTTTTATCTTGATCTCAATCAGTTTAAAAGCATTAATGACTCTTTGGGACATCAAGTTGGAGATGATGTTCTTCTTGCTGTTTCTAAACGTTTGACCAATCTTTTAGGAAAAGATTGTATGGTAAGCAGATTAGGGGGAGATGAATTTATCATTATCATTCCACATGTATCAGAAGATAAAAATATGGCAAATCAAGAAGCTGAAGAGTTTTCTAGAGAGATACAGGATCTTTTCTTAGAACCATTTATTATAAAAGAGATGCATTTACATATTAAATCAAGTATTGGTATCGTGCTTATGGATCCTGGTTATAAGGATATCGTAGAGATCATAAGACATGCTGACCTTTCAATGTATCAAGCAAAGATTGATAATGGACATATCGCCTATTATGATTCCTCTTTGGACAAACAACAAAAAGAGCTATTTATACTTCAGCATGATCTGATATATGCAGTCAAAAATAATCAGTTGGGTCTCTTTTATCAACCGGTTGTTTCCATAGATGGTAATATCGTGAGTTCTGCGGAGGCACTTGTACGTTGGGAACATCCGACAAGAGGGTCTCTCTCACCACAGGATTTTATACCATTGGCTATGAAAGCAGGTCTGATTTCACAGATTACATGGTGGGTTCTTGATACTATATGTCAGCATATATCTCACTGGAAAAAAGAGAATAGATGGAATCTTGAGTATATTTCAATGAATGTCAATGCACAGCAATTTGTAGAAAATGATTTTGCTAGAGAATTTCTCAAAAAGTTAAAAGAGTATGGACTGGAGACTAATGACATTATGATAGAGATCACAGAACGATCACTGATTGATAATTTTGATTATACAGAAGATGTCATCACTGAATTACGGAGACAGGGAGTAAGATGTGCCATCGATGATTTTGGTACAGGCTACTCTTCTTTATCTTATTTGAAGAAGCTTTCTTTCCATACATTGAAGATAGATAAGGAATTCATAAAAAATATCGAAACCAGCGCTAAAGAGGTACATCTTGTTTCAAGTATTTTGGGTATAGGAAGACAATTTGACTATAACATCGTTATAGAAGGTATTGAAAATGAACAGCAACAAGAGCTGCTGAGAGAGTTAGATCCAAAACTTAGGTATCAAGGATACCATTTTTGCAAAGCCATTGATGCAGAAGAGTTTAGTGAACGTTTTTTAACATAG
- a CDS encoding 6-phosphofructokinase, whose product MKNIAILCSGGDVSGMNAALKRFVEYSIGKGLRPYFVDHGFDGLIDNNIYEACYSDVAGIISRGGTKIHSSRSKRFMEQSYRKQAIDNLKSHNIGYLVVLGGDGSFKGMQALSDESEGLSFAGIPATIDNDIAGTEYCLGVDTALNVIKYAIDSIRDTASSFSRAFVIEAMGRESGYLALVSALTSGAEMCLIPEIPYDLDNYKSCFQKQRIEGRDYFIAVVSEALKNSEEVAQWFEEELGVESRITVLGHIQRGGNTTVYDRLMAFHFVTQAINGLLEGNKSSVICYGDGGFNHKKIEEVAYKKYQINPELLKLGREFGCHI is encoded by the coding sequence ATGAAAAATATAGCCATACTCTGTTCCGGTGGTGATGTTTCAGGAATGAATGCTGCTTTAAAGCGTTTTGTTGAATACAGCATTGGAAAAGGACTTAGACCCTATTTCGTTGATCATGGTTTTGATGGTTTGATAGATAACAACATCTATGAGGCATGTTACAGTGATGTTGCAGGTATTATTTCCAGAGGAGGTACCAAAATACACTCTTCCCGTTCAAAACGTTTTATGGAACAATCCTATCGTAAACAGGCAATTGATAACCTAAAATCTCATAACATAGGATATTTGGTCGTTTTGGGTGGTGATGGTTCATTTAAAGGGATGCAGGCATTGAGTGATGAGAGTGAAGGTTTAAGTTTTGCCGGTATCCCTGCTACTATCGACAATGATATTGCTGGAACAGAGTACTGTCTTGGGGTAGATACAGCACTCAATGTCATTAAGTATGCCATAGACTCAATCAGAGATACGGCATCATCCTTTAGCCGTGCATTTGTCATAGAAGCGATGGGTAGAGAGTCTGGATACCTGGCACTTGTCTCAGCACTGACCTCTGGGGCAGAGATGTGCTTAATACCGGAAATTCCCTATGATCTGGACAACTATAAATCATGTTTTCAAAAACAGAGGATAGAGGGAAGAGACTATTTTATCGCAGTGGTCTCTGAAGCTTTGAAAAACTCTGAAGAAGTCGCACAGTGGTTTGAAGAGGAGCTAGGAGTAGAATCCCGTATTACAGTGTTGGGTCACATACAACGCGGAGGGAATACTACCGTGTATGACCGCCTTATGGCTTTTCATTTTGTGACCCAGGCTATAAATGGATTGCTTGAGGGAAATAAGAGTTCAGTTATCTGTTATGGTGATGGTGGATTCAACCATAAAAAGATAGAAGAAGTAGCGTATAAAAAATACCAGATAAACCCGGAGTTGCTGAAACTCGGAAGAGAATTCGGTTGCCATATATAA
- a CDS encoding valine--tRNA ligase translates to MSETTEKKAVYNPKEVEDHYYEIWEDRGYFEIEGNKNIQEDGKNFAIMMPPPNVTGSLHIGHALTFTLQDIITRYKRMDGYKTLWQPGTDHAGIATQNVVEKQLLAEGTTKEALGREAFLERVWKWKEYSGGTIVHQMRKLGVSPAWSRERFTMDEGLKEAVKEAFVHLYNEGMIVQNNYMVNWCTHDGALSDIEVEHEEVNGKFYHMNYHFADGSGHVTVATTRPETYFGDTAIMVHPEDERYKGIIGKEVILPLTDRKIKIIADEHVDMEFGTGIVKVTPAHDQNDYEVGKRHDLEFITVFDEKGILNEYCGEFTGMERLEARKPIVEKLEAEGYIVKIEDHQHQVGHCYRCKNIVEPYISKQWFVRSEVAKKSIEKTYAGEAQFHPPHWLNSYRAWMDELRDWCISRQLWWGHRIPVFYCDSCDHQWADKHDNPEACPHCASTEIRQDPDVLDTWFSSALWAFSPLGWGNNGKMEGTYNDSDLADFYPNSLLITGFDIMFFWVARMMMMGEHFRGELPFKDIYMHALVRDEHGAKMSKSKGNVIDPLDMVEEHSADIIRFTLAFLAVQGRDIKLGAKNLEQFRNFTNKLYNASNFLQMNVDTFADLKDIEIKTPLGKYMQSRLSRAVEEVRETLETYKFNEAATALYRFVWNEFCDWGIEYSKASKESIAELGAIFKETLKMVSPFMPFISEHLYHKLSGTELESGDSVMVMNFPKEVKADADAEATFAIIEETITAIRRAKVIIDMGNSKIAKAYVKLGTTIDTDVAKPFIQKLAKVEEIEFVDAKVENSVTDVSDNLEVYIPTEEIDLSAIIGKLSKQKEKLEKEIQKLSGMLNNEKFVANAPEQVITENRKALEDAEAKMEKVQNELAGFGA, encoded by the coding sequence ATGAGCGAAACAACCGAAAAAAAAGCAGTATATAATCCAAAAGAAGTAGAAGACCATTACTACGAGATATGGGAAGATCGTGGCTATTTTGAGATAGAGGGGAACAAAAATATCCAAGAAGATGGCAAGAACTTTGCGATCATGATGCCTCCTCCAAATGTCACAGGAAGTCTGCACATCGGTCATGCACTTACATTTACACTACAAGATATCATCACACGTTATAAAAGAATGGATGGATACAAGACTCTTTGGCAGCCCGGCACCGACCATGCCGGTATCGCAACACAGAATGTCGTAGAGAAGCAACTGCTTGCTGAAGGAACGACTAAAGAAGCCCTAGGAAGAGAAGCTTTCCTTGAAAGAGTATGGAAGTGGAAAGAGTACTCAGGCGGTACGATCGTTCACCAGATGAGAAAGCTCGGGGTTTCACCTGCTTGGAGCAGAGAGCGTTTCACCATGGATGAAGGTCTTAAAGAAGCGGTAAAAGAGGCATTTGTCCACCTCTATAACGAAGGTATGATCGTACAGAACAACTATATGGTCAACTGGTGTACCCATGATGGTGCACTTTCCGATATCGAAGTGGAGCATGAAGAGGTAAATGGTAAGTTCTATCATATGAACTACCATTTTGCTGATGGGAGTGGACATGTCACTGTAGCAACCACCAGACCTGAGACGTACTTTGGGGATACGGCGATCATGGTGCACCCTGAAGATGAGCGCTACAAAGGTATCATCGGTAAAGAGGTGATCCTTCCGCTTACTGACAGGAAGATAAAGATCATTGCTGATGAACATGTTGATATGGAGTTTGGTACAGGTATCGTAAAGGTCACCCCTGCACATGACCAGAATGACTACGAAGTAGGTAAAAGACATGACCTTGAGTTCATTACAGTCTTTGATGAAAAAGGTATCCTCAACGAATACTGCGGTGAGTTTACCGGTATGGAGAGACTTGAAGCCAGAAAGCCGATCGTTGAAAAACTTGAAGCAGAAGGCTACATCGTCAAAATTGAAGATCACCAACACCAGGTAGGACACTGCTACAGATGTAAAAATATTGTTGAACCATACATCTCTAAACAATGGTTCGTTAGAAGTGAAGTCGCTAAAAAATCCATCGAAAAGACCTATGCGGGTGAAGCACAGTTCCACCCTCCTCACTGGCTCAACTCTTACAGAGCATGGATGGATGAGCTTCGTGACTGGTGTATCTCAAGACAGCTTTGGTGGGGACATCGTATCCCTGTATTCTATTGTGATTCTTGTGATCACCAGTGGGCTGACAAACACGATAACCCCGAAGCTTGTCCTCACTGTGCTAGCACCGAGATCCGCCAGGACCCTGATGTACTGGATACATGGTTCTCTTCTGCACTTTGGGCCTTCTCTCCACTTGGCTGGGGAAACAATGGCAAGATGGAAGGGACATACAACGACAGTGACCTGGCTGACTTCTACCCGAACTCGCTGCTGATCACAGGATTTGATATCATGTTCTTCTGGGTAGCTCGGATGATGATGATGGGTGAGCACTTCAGAGGTGAACTGCCATTCAAAGATATCTATATGCACGCGCTTGTTCGTGATGAACATGGGGCTAAAATGAGTAAGTCAAAGGGTAACGTAATTGACCCACTTGATATGGTTGAAGAGCACTCTGCAGATATCATCAGATTTACCCTGGCATTCCTTGCAGTTCAGGGACGTGACATTAAACTTGGTGCAAAGAATCTTGAGCAGTTCAGAAACTTTACAAACAAGCTCTATAATGCTTCAAATTTCCTGCAGATGAATGTAGATACTTTTGCAGATCTGAAGGATATAGAGATCAAGACACCGCTTGGTAAATATATGCAAAGCCGCCTCTCTCGTGCAGTGGAAGAGGTACGTGAGACACTGGAAACATATAAGTTCAACGAAGCAGCAACAGCACTCTACCGTTTCGTATGGAATGAATTCTGTGACTGGGGTATCGAATACTCTAAAGCAAGTAAAGAGTCTATCGCAGAACTTGGTGCGATCTTCAAAGAGACGCTCAAGATGGTTTCTCCGTTCATGCCATTCATCTCTGAGCATCTCTACCATAAACTCTCTGGTACTGAATTGGAAAGTGGTGACTCGGTCATGGTGATGAACTTCCCTAAAGAGGTTAAAGCGGATGCAGATGCAGAAGCGACGTTTGCTATCATCGAAGAGACCATTACTGCGATAAGAAGAGCCAAAGTAATTATCGATATGGGTAACTCCAAGATCGCAAAGGCATATGTCAAACTTGGAACAACTATCGATACGGATGTAGCAAAACCATTTATCCAGAAATTGGCAAAAGTAGAAGAGATAGAATTTGTAGATGCAAAAGTAGAGAATTCTGTAACAGACGTATCTGACAACCTTGAAGTCTATATCCCGACTGAAGAGATCGACCTAAGTGCGATCATCGGTAAACTTAGCAAACAAAAAGAGAAGCTCGAAAAAGAGATACAAAAACTCAGTGGCATGCTAAATAACGAAAAATTTGTAGCCAATGCACCTGAACAAGTCATTACAGAGAACAGAAAAGCGTTAGAGGATGCAGAGGCTAAAATGGAAAAAGTTCAAAACGAACTTGCAGGGTTTGGTGCATAA
- a CDS encoding DUF4382 domain-containing protein, producing the protein MKKFHALIGMIVSFTLMTLISGCGGGITTDSSASTASTGTVALRLTDAPTDDKNVKGVYVTFDALRYQYADSSDGWQDVDLNESRTINLLDLQDGNTTLLNKVELPAGEIDHVRFVLNTNECYVDLVVGGMQPLEVPSGDQTGYKAIGGFTIPAGGTVNVTADFDVRKSVTVTGNVKKNVNVTYKLNPTIKIIDNIEVGEINGTMTLNLDENVSSVIVYAYEDGSWDSNESNATNNFGKAILSTDATDGSYTLPWLTIGTYDLVVTSQDVNGTFKDILGYFDDIVVLPGETTNQDITDETISTTLP; encoded by the coding sequence ATGAAAAAATTTCATGCTCTGATCGGTATGATAGTATCGTTCACACTGATGACACTTATCTCTGGATGTGGAGGTGGTATAACTACTGACAGTTCTGCTAGTACCGCTAGTACAGGTACAGTTGCTCTGCGTCTAACAGATGCACCTACTGATGATAAAAATGTAAAAGGTGTGTATGTAACTTTTGATGCACTGCGTTACCAATATGCAGATAGCAGTGATGGTTGGCAAGATGTGGACCTAAATGAATCAAGAACCATTAATTTACTCGATCTGCAAGACGGAAACACGACACTATTAAATAAAGTTGAGTTACCCGCAGGAGAGATAGATCATGTACGTTTTGTACTCAATACAAATGAGTGTTATGTTGATCTGGTTGTTGGTGGCATGCAACCCTTAGAAGTTCCAAGCGGTGATCAAACAGGCTACAAAGCAATCGGAGGATTTACGATACCAGCCGGTGGTACAGTGAATGTTACAGCTGATTTCGATGTAAGAAAATCTGTGACTGTGACCGGTAATGTTAAGAAGAATGTAAATGTTACCTATAAGTTAAATCCTACTATCAAGATTATTGATAATATAGAAGTAGGTGAGATCAATGGTACAATGACATTGAATTTAGATGAAAATGTTTCATCAGTAATTGTCTATGCTTACGAAGATGGAAGCTGGGATTCTAATGAATCAAATGCAACCAATAATTTTGGAAAAGCAATTTTAAGTACAGATGCTACTGACGGAAGCTATACATTACCATGGCTTACTATAGGTACATATGATCTTGTAGTTACTTCACAGGATGTTAATGGTACTTTTAAAGACATCTTAGGATACTTTGATGATATCGTTGTATTGCCAGGTGAAACAACAAACCAGGACATTACGGACGAAACAATATCAACTACACTGCCTTAG
- a CDS encoding SdiA-regulated domain-containing protein: protein MPYIKYYFLVPLVLLVSACASPEGEVIAHIPEASGISYCSSDDTLVVANDEGTYYKISRKGKILQHTKLGKYDLEGVVCEESQMIFAVENKGMLLVDTQTGEKKEIPLDTMYHGKKLSLISKKSGVEGITKVGNSIYLAKQSNKKKRSFIAVVRLMPSPSKIVDVIEHRVADTAGLCYHDGYLYMVSDKKDLLIKYDLQKKKIVQKVKLAKGAWEGIAFDAKGNVYLADDDGRIVKYKKKRLGL from the coding sequence TTGCCATATATAAAATATTATTTTCTAGTTCCTTTAGTATTACTGGTAAGTGCCTGTGCTTCCCCAGAGGGAGAGGTGATCGCACACATCCCGGAAGCTTCTGGTATAAGTTACTGCAGCAGCGATGATACACTTGTTGTCGCCAATGATGAAGGGACCTACTATAAGATCTCTCGAAAAGGAAAGATACTCCAACACACAAAGTTAGGAAAGTATGATCTAGAAGGTGTTGTATGTGAAGAGTCACAGATGATATTTGCAGTTGAAAATAAAGGAATGTTGCTTGTTGATACTCAGACAGGTGAAAAGAAGGAAATTCCTTTGGATACCATGTATCATGGAAAAAAGTTATCGCTGATTAGTAAAAAATCAGGGGTAGAAGGTATCACGAAAGTTGGCAACAGTATTTATCTGGCCAAACAATCCAACAAGAAAAAAAGATCATTCATTGCTGTAGTAAGATTGATGCCTTCTCCTTCAAAGATCGTTGATGTGATTGAACATCGTGTCGCTGATACTGCAGGACTTTGCTATCATGACGGATATCTTTATATGGTGAGTGATAAAAAGGATCTTCTGATCAAATATGATCTACAAAAGAAGAAAATCGTACAAAAAGTCAAATTAGCAAAGGGAGCCTGGGAAGGTATAGCCTTTGATGCGAAAGGCAATGTTTATCTTGCAGATGATGACGGACGCATTGTAAAATACAAGAAAAAGAGACTGGGGTTATAA
- a CDS encoding DUF2905 domain-containing protein, whose amino-acid sequence MTDIGKSLIFMGVVIIILGILLLFSEKLPFNLGRLPGDISFKKENFSFYFPITTSILISIILSLLFYLFGKFFK is encoded by the coding sequence ATGACAGATATTGGGAAGAGTCTTATCTTTATGGGTGTGGTGATCATCATTCTAGGTATACTTCTACTCTTTAGCGAAAAACTCCCTTTTAACCTTGGCAGACTTCCCGGTGATATCTCCTTCAAAAAAGAGAATTTTTCCTTTTATTTTCCAATCACAACGTCTATCTTGATCAGTATTATTTTATCACTATTGTTCTATCTCTTTGGCAAGTTCTTTAAATAA
- a CDS encoding LOG family protein, giving the protein MKKKSNNYSETLQQIKAIINDASYEIAEEDKNFIYSDEARGVRLQLDYLKAEVKMQKQGVDHTIVVFGSARIVEFDVALKALKKIEQELESSPQSEALLFALKKAESSVRKSHYYDEARKFGQLVGKSGKCPEDAHVTLMTGGGPGIMEAANRGASDVGAKSIGLNIELSHEQFPNPYITPELCFQFRYFAMRKLHFMQRAKALVVFPGGFGTMDELFEVLTLIQTKKTPPIPIILLGKEYWNRMIDFEFLEEEDAIEPHDLDIITYVDNAEEAWHAIIQWHKKNKTPLF; this is encoded by the coding sequence ATGAAAAAAAAGTCCAATAATTATTCTGAAACATTACAACAGATCAAAGCTATCATCAATGATGCATCTTATGAAATCGCAGAGGAAGATAAGAATTTTATCTACTCTGATGAAGCCAGAGGGGTAAGACTTCAGCTTGACTATCTCAAAGCAGAGGTCAAGATGCAAAAGCAAGGTGTTGATCATACGATCGTTGTCTTTGGCAGTGCACGTATCGTAGAATTTGATGTGGCGTTAAAAGCATTGAAAAAGATCGAACAAGAGTTGGAGAGTTCACCTCAATCAGAAGCACTTCTATTTGCCCTTAAAAAAGCGGAAAGTAGTGTAAGAAAGAGTCATTACTATGATGAAGCCCGTAAATTCGGTCAACTGGTGGGGAAAAGCGGTAAATGCCCTGAAGATGCGCACGTCACCTTAATGACAGGAGGTGGTCCGGGTATCATGGAAGCAGCAAACCGTGGAGCATCTGATGTAGGTGCCAAATCTATAGGTCTCAATATCGAACTGTCACATGAACAGTTCCCCAACCCATACATTACGCCCGAACTCTGTTTTCAATTTCGATATTTTGCTATGCGGAAACTCCACTTCATGCAACGTGCCAAAGCACTGGTTGTCTTTCCCGGTGGTTTTGGTACCATGGATGAACTCTTTGAAGTATTAACACTGATACAAACAAAAAAAACACCCCCTATTCCCATTATTTTACTTGGTAAAGAGTATTGGAATCGTATGATTGATTTTGAATTTTTAGAGGAAGAAGATGCCATTGAGCCTCATGATCTAGATATCATAACTTACGTCGATAATGCAGAAGAAGCATGGCATGCTATTATCCAATGGCATAAAAAAAATAAAACCCCCCTCTTTTAA
- a CDS encoding tetratricopeptide repeat protein: MTPLAQEAYNALLAKEYDKALELYSALEKQKDPVSYYYLGYLYFRGLGVNQDTKKAFDYYLESATREVPLAQFEVALMLENGEGCEKNESEAAFWYEEAAKRGNIDAFNNLGAMYKEGRGVHQDYKKAFILFSKAAQVGNAKAQFNLGALYDMGLGCEENKEKAIEWCRKAAYQGHEMAKGIIKRMQQDGQIVF; this comes from the coding sequence ATGACTCCTCTAGCACAAGAAGCGTACAACGCATTACTCGCAAAAGAATACGACAAGGCTCTTGAACTCTACTCTGCTCTAGAAAAACAAAAGGACCCTGTATCCTACTATTACCTTGGGTACCTCTATTTTAGAGGGCTTGGTGTCAACCAAGACACGAAAAAAGCCTTTGACTACTATCTGGAATCAGCGACCAGAGAAGTACCTTTGGCACAATTTGAAGTGGCATTAATGCTTGAAAATGGTGAAGGTTGTGAGAAGAATGAATCAGAGGCAGCCTTCTGGTATGAAGAAGCAGCCAAAAGAGGTAACATCGATGCCTTTAACAACCTAGGTGCCATGTACAAAGAAGGTCGTGGTGTACATCAGGATTATAAAAAAGCATTCATACTCTTCTCTAAAGCAGCTCAGGTAGGTAATGCAAAGGCCCAATTTAATCTAGGCGCACTCTATGACATGGGATTAGGCTGTGAAGAGAACAAAGAGAAAGCCATCGAATGGTGTAGAAAAGCTGCTTATCAAGGCCATGAGATGGCAAAAGGTATTATCAAACGTATGCAGCAAGATGGGCAGATCGTTTTTTAA
- a CDS encoding DUF2238 domain-containing protein yields the protein MPKSHKVVFTIYIIVWTIMAINPKYPQDWLLENVLVFIFFPFIFLMDKKYHYTLPSLVLLLIFASLHSLGSHYTYAEMEHFNAITHFFGFERNHFDRLVHFLFGLLVFRILFEMISSSATTLKTALLFTLTMVISISTFYEMLEWLAAVILHPELGMAFLGTQGDVWDAHKDTALAMIGALINIVFYQSYKHLWLLKKG from the coding sequence ATGCCCAAATCACATAAAGTCGTATTTACCATCTATATTATTGTTTGGACCATCATGGCGATCAATCCAAAATATCCGCAGGACTGGCTGCTTGAAAATGTATTGGTATTCATTTTTTTTCCTTTTATTTTCTTGATGGACAAAAAATATCACTATACACTGCCAAGTCTTGTATTACTTCTGATATTTGCCAGTTTACACTCTCTGGGTTCACACTATACCTATGCGGAAATGGAACACTTCAATGCCATCACGCATTTTTTTGGATTTGAAAGAAACCATTTTGACCGTTTAGTACATTTTCTTTTCGGCCTTCTGGTTTTTAGAATTTTGTTTGAAATGATCAGTTCATCAGCCACGACACTAAAAACTGCCCTGCTCTTCACATTGACAATGGTGATTTCTATTTCCACTTTTTACGAAATGCTTGAGTGGTTGGCAGCAGTGATACTCCACCCTGAACTCGGTATGGCTTTTTTAGGCACACAGGGAGATGTTTGGGATGCACATAAAGATACCGCACTTGCAATGATAGGTGCTTTGATAAATATTGTTTTTTATCAAAGCTATAAACATTTATGGCTATTGAAAAAAGGATAA